Proteins encoded by one window of Manduca sexta isolate Smith_Timp_Sample1 chromosome 12, JHU_Msex_v1.0, whole genome shotgun sequence:
- the LOC115451799 gene encoding acyl-CoA Delta(11) desaturase, producing the protein MLLCECQAPTSRYKEACILFVAGDIGVTWGAHRLWSHRSLRVRLPLLVLLMIFQSISFQNSALTWARDRRFCDTDADPYNSKRILFYSHVGWLLVRKHPMLLEQGKLTDLGAGSNISRTRCWPAVFILLGDGYHNFHHVFPWDYRAAELESPFNITAKFIKFVAWIVWAHDLKTVPQDFVGQKAIRTSNRRRGSNDEEADSCAKVL; encoded by the exons ATGCTTCTATGCGAGTGTCAGGCGCCAACCTCACGGTACAAGGAGG CGTGTATTTTGTTCGTGGCGGGAGATATAGGAGTGACATGGGGCGCGCACCGGCTCTGGTCCCATAGAAGTTTACGCGTGCGGCTTCCTCTGCTG GTCCTGCTGATGATATTTCAGTCGATATCGTTCCAGAACAGCGCGTTGACCTGGGCGCGCGACCGCCGCTTCTGCGACACCGACGCCGATCCATACAACTCGAAGCGAATCCTATTCTACTCCCATGTCGGCTGGTTGCTCGTAAGAAAGCATCCCATGCTCTTGGAACAAGGGAAACTTACCGACTTGGGCGCAG GATC CAACATAAGCCGCACGCGATGCTGGCCAGCGGTCTTTATTTTGCTAGGTGATGGGTACCACAACTTCCACCACGTATTCCCGTGGGATTACCGCGCCGCAGAGCTCGAGAGTCCATTTAATATAACAGCAAAGTTTATAAAATTCGTCGCGTGGATCGTCTGGGCTCATGATTTGAAGACCGTGCCGCAAGATTTTGTGGGACAAAAGGCGATCAGGACTAGCAATAGGAGACGTGGTAGCAATGATGAAGAAGCTGATAGTTGTGCAAAAGTACTTTAA